One genomic segment of Sorex araneus isolate mSorAra2 chromosome X, mSorAra2.pri, whole genome shotgun sequence includes these proteins:
- the FAM124B gene encoding protein FAM124B — MDEAQEPPVLTVHLLANAGHGPLLQQSLDQLLGCVCPELRLFLVSERASPGKYDDRGHSRRSRFPGTSVLLFLRQSLGEEHLSRVLDALRRWPWQARPCRPSVLASQDFYSLDPQLPVWGVRQVRGGAEILRVTLYCGFDNYDDAVRLYEMILQRDATSHKSDFCFFVLHATERWVLQLALKQLPLGMAVDPKESSVLQFRVQEIGQLVPLLPHPCVPISRTRWQTQDYDGNKILLQVF, encoded by the coding sequence ATGGACGAGGCGCAGGAGCCACCGGTCCTGACCGTGCACCTCCTGGCCAACGCCGGCCACGGCCCGCTCCTGCAGCAGAGCCTGGACCAGCTCCTGGGCTGCGTGTGCCCCGAGCTGCGACTCTTCCTAGTGTCCGAGAGAGCCAGCCCGGGGAAGTACGacgacaggggtcactcccggcggtcGCGCTTCCCGGGGACGTCGGTGCTGCTCTTCCTGCGCCAAAGCCTGGGCGAGGAGCACCTGTCGCGCGTGCTGGACGCGCTGCGGCGCTGGCCGTGGCAGGCGAGGCCGTGTCGCCCGTCCGTCCTGGCCAGCCAGGACTTCTACAGCCTGGACCCCCAGCTGCCCGTGTGGGGCGTGCGGCAGGTGCGCGGCGGCGCCGAGATCCTCCGGGTGACGCTCTACTGCGGCTTTGACAACTACGACGACGCCGTCCGCCTCTACGAGATGATTCTGCAGAGGGACGCCACGTCCCACAAGAGCGACTTCTGCTTCTTCGTGCTCCACGCCACCGAGCGCTGGGTTCTGCAGCTGGCCCTCAAGCAGCTGCCCCTCGGGATGGCGGTGGACCCCAAGGAGTCGTCCGTGCTGCAGTTCCGGGTGCAGGAGATAGGCCAGTTAGTGCCCCTGCTGCCCCATCCCTGTGTCCCCATCAGCCGCACCCGGTGGCAGACGCAGGACTACGATGGCAACAAGATCTTGCTtcaggtattt